The window GCCGAAGGTTATCATCAGGAGGTTGGGGAGGTTGAACTCGAAAGGTCAGAGGAAAGGAGATCTTGGCACCAAGAATTCCAGCATTCACTTGTATGGCGACTTGGGTTTTTCCAATCCTAAAAGGCCAATAAGAATTGCAACATTTAATGTTGCCATGTTCTCCCTTGCTCCTGTCATTTCAGAAGCTGAGGAAGCAGGTCTGTTCAGCTATGGAGAGGAGGATTATATGGCATTAAAAAGCCCATTCCAGTTCAACCTTCACACAAAGTCTCCGAATTGTTATCCAAAGAGTATACTAAAGCAATCTCCCTTGCATAATTCCCACACCAGTCCTGACAGTATCTCTAAGCAAAAGAAGTTCTCCAGATCGAAACAGAAGGTGTCAATCAACCTTCCTGATAATGAGATTTCATTGGCACAGAGGAAACTGCTCACCTTTGTGGAAGATGTAAAAGAGGGCGCATCAGACATGATCACCAGCAGAATCAACAGGAACAATGTCATTATGAGGTCCCCTGTTTGTTTACCTTCCAGTATGATTAACTTCTGGAATGAAGGGAGCTTGAGAAGTGGTAGAAGCATTGCAGAAGTGCTTAGAGAGGTGGATGCTGATATCCTGGCTCTTCAAGATGTGAAGGCACAGGAAGAAAAAGGCATGAAGCCTTTATCCGATTTAGCTGCAGCCCTCGGGATGAAGTATGTTTTTGCTGAAAGTTGGGCTCCGGACTACGGAAACGCCATCCTGTCAAAATGGCCGATCAAGAGATGGACAGTACAAAAGATAGCTGATGATGACGATTTCAGGTGAGCATTCCTTGATTTCTGAAAAAGCCAATGACGTTTGCAAAGCCATGATTCTTACTAACTTCATGTTGGGTGTTAACCCAGGAATGTGCTCAAGGCCACAATTGAAGTACCCTGGGCAGGAGAAGTGAACTTCTACTGCACCCAACTTGACCATTTAGATGAGAATTGGAGAATGAAGCAGATAAAAGCAATAACTGAATCGAACAACTCTCCCCACCTATTACTAGGAGGTTTGAACTCCCTGAATGGATCAGATTACTCATCAGAGAGATGGACAGACATAGTCAAGGTAATTCTACCACATTAGAGCTGTATGCAAAGAAGGATTTTTGCTTGATCTTCCAGTACACTAGTTTTAAGACAATGCCAATATTGCAGTACTATGAGGACATAGGCAAGCCTAGACCAAGAACTGAAGTAATGAAGTTGCTGAGGGGAAGAGAATACACAGATGCTAAAGACTATGCGGGCGAATGTGAACCAGTGGTCATCATAGCCAAAGGCCAAAGTACATGACCTATCTTAGTATATACTGTCCCCCTttttacatgttttcatgctTGTTTATATGAATTCTGCTGATGCAGATGTCCAAGGAACATGCAAGTATGGCACGCGTGTGGATTACATTTTGGCATCATCAAACTCCCCATACAACTTTGTTCCTGGATCCTACTCAGTCATTTCATCCAAAGGTACATCAGATCACCATATTGTTA is drawn from Theobroma cacao cultivar B97-61/B2 chromosome 4, Criollo_cocoa_genome_V2, whole genome shotgun sequence and contains these coding sequences:
- the LOC18603391 gene encoding uncharacterized protein LOC18603391; amino-acid sequence: MQTRKIEGIFCGNQAAYMLGIFRRKMCQLCSRIRWLIRKRPRPKVIIRRLGRLNSKGQRKGDLGTKNSSIHLYGDLGFSNPKRPIRIATFNVAMFSLAPVISEAEEAGLFSYGEEDYMALKSPFQFNLHTKSPNCYPKSILKQSPLHNSHTSPDSISKQKKFSRSKQKVSINLPDNEISLAQRKLLTFVEDVKEGASDMITSRINRNNVIMRSPVCLPSSMINFWNEGSLRSGRSIAEVLREVDADILALQDVKAQEEKGMKPLSDLAAALGMKYVFAESWAPDYGNAILSKWPIKRWTVQKIADDDDFRNVLKATIEVPWAGEVNFYCTQLDHLDENWRMKQIKAITESNNSPHLLLGGLNSLNGSDYSSERWTDIVKYYEDIGKPRPRTEVMKLLRGREYTDAKDYAGECEPVVIIAKGQNVQGTCKYGTRVDYILASSNSPYNFVPGSYSVISSKGTSDHHIVKVDLVKGGEKSQQNVIKRDRKPTQKKVIRMTNSSCSSGGIWKLNA